In a genomic window of Urocitellus parryii isolate mUroPar1 chromosome 11, mUroPar1.hap1, whole genome shotgun sequence:
- the Usf1 gene encoding upstream stimulatory factor 1 isoform X1, with product MKGQQKTAETEEGTVQIQEGAVATGEDPTSVAIASIQSAATFPDPNVKYVFRTENGGQVMYRVIQVSEGQLDGQTEGTGAISGYPATQSMTQAVIQGAFTSDDAVDTEGTAAETHYTYFPSTAVGDGAGGTTSGSTAAVVTTQGSEALLGQATPPGTGQFFVMMSPQEVLQGGSQRSIAPRTHPYSPKSEAPRTTRDEKRRAQHNEVERRRRDKINNWIVQLSKIIPDCSMESTKSGQSKGGILSKACDYIQELRQSNHRLSEELQGLDQLQLDNDVLRQQVEDLKNKNLLLRAQLRHHGLEVVIKNDSN from the exons ATGAAGGG GCAGCAGAAAACAGCTGAAACAGAAGAGGGGACAGTGCAGATTCAGGAAG GTGCAGTGGCTACAGGGGAGGACCCAACCAGTGTGGCTATCGCTAGCATCCAGTCAGCTGCCACCTTCCCTGACCCCAACGTCAAGTACGTCTTCCGAACTGAGAATGGGGGCCAG GTGATGTACAGGGTGATCCAGGTGTCTGAGGGGCAGCTGGATGGCCAGACTGAGGGCACTGGAGCCATTAGTGGCTACCCTGCCACCCAATCCATGACCCAG GCAGTGATCCAGGGTGCTTTCACGAGTGATGATGCAGTTGATACAGAGGGGACAGCTGCTGAGACACATTATACTTACTTTCCCAGCACTGCCGTGGGTGATGGGGCAGGGGGCACCACATCGGGGAGTACAGCTGCTGTCGTTACTACCCAGGGCTCAGAGGCACTACTGGGGCAGGCAACCCCTCCCGGCACTG GTCAATTCTTTGTGATGATGTCACCACAAGAAGTATTACAGGGAGGAAGCCAGCGCTCAATTGCCCCCAGGACCCACCCTTATTCCCC GAAATCAGAAGCTCCCCGGACAACCCGGGATGAGAAACGCAGAGCTCAGCATAATGAAG TGGAGCGCCGCCGCCGAGACAAGATCAACAACTGGATTGTGCAGCTGTCCAAGATCATCCCAGACTGCTCTATGGAGAGCACCAAGTCTGGCCAG AGTAAAGGTGGAATTCTATCCAAAGCCTGTGATTATATCCAGGAGCTTCGGCAGAGTAACCACAGGTTGTCTGAAGAATTGCAGGGGTTAGATCAACTGCAGCTGGACAATGATGTACTTCGACAGCAG GTGGAAGAccttaaaaacaagaatctgCTGCTACGAGCTCAATTGCGGCACCACGGATTAGAGGTCGTCATCAAGAATGACAGCAACTGA
- the Usf1 gene encoding upstream stimulatory factor 1 isoform X2 — protein MYRVIQVSEGQLDGQTEGTGAISGYPATQSMTQAVIQGAFTSDDAVDTEGTAAETHYTYFPSTAVGDGAGGTTSGSTAAVVTTQGSEALLGQATPPGTGQFFVMMSPQEVLQGGSQRSIAPRTHPYSPKSEAPRTTRDEKRRAQHNEVERRRRDKINNWIVQLSKIIPDCSMESTKSGQSKGGILSKACDYIQELRQSNHRLSEELQGLDQLQLDNDVLRQQVEDLKNKNLLLRAQLRHHGLEVVIKNDSN, from the exons ATGTACAGGGTGATCCAGGTGTCTGAGGGGCAGCTGGATGGCCAGACTGAGGGCACTGGAGCCATTAGTGGCTACCCTGCCACCCAATCCATGACCCAG GCAGTGATCCAGGGTGCTTTCACGAGTGATGATGCAGTTGATACAGAGGGGACAGCTGCTGAGACACATTATACTTACTTTCCCAGCACTGCCGTGGGTGATGGGGCAGGGGGCACCACATCGGGGAGTACAGCTGCTGTCGTTACTACCCAGGGCTCAGAGGCACTACTGGGGCAGGCAACCCCTCCCGGCACTG GTCAATTCTTTGTGATGATGTCACCACAAGAAGTATTACAGGGAGGAAGCCAGCGCTCAATTGCCCCCAGGACCCACCCTTATTCCCC GAAATCAGAAGCTCCCCGGACAACCCGGGATGAGAAACGCAGAGCTCAGCATAATGAAG TGGAGCGCCGCCGCCGAGACAAGATCAACAACTGGATTGTGCAGCTGTCCAAGATCATCCCAGACTGCTCTATGGAGAGCACCAAGTCTGGCCAG AGTAAAGGTGGAATTCTATCCAAAGCCTGTGATTATATCCAGGAGCTTCGGCAGAGTAACCACAGGTTGTCTGAAGAATTGCAGGGGTTAGATCAACTGCAGCTGGACAATGATGTACTTCGACAGCAG GTGGAAGAccttaaaaacaagaatctgCTGCTACGAGCTCAATTGCGGCACCACGGATTAGAGGTCGTCATCAAGAATGACAGCAACTGA
- the Tstd1 gene encoding thiosulfate:glutathione sulfurtransferase: MAGASTVSVSLPELRSLLTSGRARLFDVRSREEAAAGTIPGAVNIPVSELESALQMEPAAFKALYRTEKPKQEDENLVFFCQMGKRGFQATQLARRLGYTGARNYAGAYKEWFEKEG, from the exons ATGGCTGGAG CGTCCACGGTCTCGGTCTCGCTCCCTGAACTCCGGTCACTCCTAACATCAGGCCGGGCCCGGCTCTTCGATGTGAGATCTCGGGAGGAGGCTGCAGCGGGAACCATCCCAGGGGCAGTCAACATCCCGG TGTCCGAGTTGGAAAGTGCCCTGCAGATGGAGCCAGCTGCATTCAAAGCATTGTACCGCACTGAGAAGCCAAAGCAAGAAGATGAGAATCTTGTTTTCTTCTGTCAAATGGGAAAACGGGGCTtccaggccacacagctggccCGGCGCCTTGGATACACAGG GGCTCGAAACTATGCTGGGGCCTATAAGGAATGGTTCGAGAAAGAGGGTTAG